A section of the Salmo salar chromosome ssa05, Ssal_v3.1, whole genome shotgun sequence genome encodes:
- the LOC106604440 gene encoding transcriptional regulator Kaiso isoform X1 has translation MHDEVTQQEVTGMSGLKLISATDTRYSGTVLKSMNRQRNNGLFCDVTIIIQDRKFRAHKNILSASSTYFHQLFSVAGQVIELNFIKAEIFEEILNYIYSSKIVRVRSDMLKELINAGQMLGVKFIANLGVPLSEVKGLPGLSKDTENNEVSSVDKNSTEPTMPIITESFSLSAEEFNQTDRSTDQDSDDDIMFVSKTDAIKKCKPSEIIDLDAPETEEASVTKQPGEARPPALTKDQDKTVKAAPHLNSSSQTLRDHSPLNSPIVSPDTSSNIPSSPAVASSCSTSTTPARIGTFIPKLHSTSLPSVTPEIIGIHKKQVTLARKGNLKIKLSDVTSPGGFINEAGISIPQAAAAAKKTITLDKASELGSLSPGCKVYANIGENTYDIVPMKDDPGEGDSKNSRGAKRSLMATPLQPFNTSQLPQGASSKKKAKTEQEDHYELIMDGKTFFVCVVCKRPYVCLTSLRRHFNTHSWEKKYPCHYCDKVFALAEYRTKHEIHHTGERRYQCLLCNEMLINYQLLSTHCKQAHNQDPSGRKQKDNTDNNLYRLLPCKTVQFKTYSYETDGSDPGGVPIIQEDGSVQHINPGRGQPNPLPLQSTQGKMLNWDDIFVEPEAQPRPAAHAHRPGSHPIQPPPGSSEFEFVIPETY, from the exons ATGCATGATGAGGTCACCCAACAAGAAGTGACAG GGATGTCGGGCCTAAAGCTGATCTCTGCAACTGACACCCGGTATTCAGGAACGGTGCTGAAGTCGATGAATAGACAACGAAATAACGGATTGTTCTGTGACGTCACCATAATTATACAGGACCGTAAATTTAGAGCGCACAAAAACATATTGTCGGCGTCGAGTACTTATTTCCACCAACTCTTCTCAGTGGCTGGACAGGTGATTGAGTTGAATTTCATAAAGGCGGAAATCTTTGAGGAAATCCTGAATTACATTTACAGTTCCAAGATTGTCCGCGTTCGCTCTGACATGCTCAAGGAGCTTATCAATGCTGGGCAGATGTTGGGGGTGAAGTTCATTGCGAATCTAGGCGTACCACTCTCAGAAGTCAAGGGCCTACCTGGCCTGTCCAAAGACACGGAAAACAATGAGGTGAGCTCTGTGGACAAAAACAGCACAGAGCCAACGATGCCCATTATCACCGAGTCCTTTTCACTGTCTGCAGAGGAGTTCAACCAGACTGACCGAAGTACGGATCAGGACTCAGACGATGACATTATGTTTGTGTCCAAAACGGACGCCATCAAAAAATGCAAGCCCTCTGAAATCATTGATTTGGATGCACCTGAAACAGAGGAAGCCTCTGTGACAAAGCAACCGGGAGAGGCCAGACCCCCTGCTTTGACAAAGGACCAAGACAAAACGGTCAAAGCAGCCCCGCATCTCAACAGCTCCTCTCAGACCCTGCGAGACCACAGTCCTCTGAACAGCCCCATTGTGTCCCCTGACACTAGTTCCAATATTCCATCTTCACCTGCTGTAGCCTCGTCTTGCAGCACATCCACAACGCCGGCTAGAATTGGCACTTTCATCCCCAAACTCCACAGCACCTCCCTGCCCTCAGTAACCCCAGAGATAATAGGGATCCATAAGAAGCAGGTCACACTAGCTCGAAAGGGCAACTTAAAGATCAAGCTCTCGGATGTGACGTCACCAGGCGGATTCATCAACGAGGCAGGCATTAGCATTCCCCAAGCGGCTGCAGCTGCAAAAAAGACAATCACACTAGATAAGGCCTCAGAGCTCGGCTCACTTTCTCCAGGCTGCAAGGTGTATGCCAATATCGGGGAGAACACATATGACATTGTCCCCATGAAGGACGATCCCGGGGAGGGAGATTCTAAAAACAGTAGAGGGGCAAAGAGGTCTCTGATGGCCACACCTCTTCAACCTTTCAACACCTCTCAACTGCCACAGGGTGCCTCGAGCAAGAAGAAGGCCAAAACAGAGCAGGAAGATCACTACGAGCTCATCATGGACGGGAAGACCTTCTTTGTGTGCGTGGTCTGTAAGCGTCCCTACGTGTGCCTGACGAGCCTCCGGCGCCACTTCAACACCCACTCTTGGGAGAAGAAGTACCCATGCCACTACTGTGACAAGGTGTTCGCCCTGGCTGAGTACCGGACGAAACACGAGATCCACCACACGGGTGAGCGGAGGTACCAGTGCCTGCTGTGCAACGAGATGTTAATCAACTACCAGCTGCTGTCAACTCACTGCAAACAGGCCCACAACCAAGACCCGTCTGGGAGGAAACAGAAGGACAACACCGACAACAACTTGTACCGCCTGCTCCCTTGCAAAACGGTGCAGTTCAAGACCTACTCATATGAGACGGACGGTTCAGATCCAGGAGGGGTCCCTATTATCCAAGAGGATGGGAGCGTCCAGCACATTAACCCTGGAAGGGGGCAGCCCAACCCACTACCGTTACAGTCCACCCAGGGCAAGATGTTGAACTGGGATGACATATTTGTGGAGCCTGAGGCACAGCCTCGACCAGCTGCTCACGCCCACCGACCAGGGAGCCACCCCATCCAACCTCCCCCAGGCTCATCTGAGTTTGAGTTTGTCATACCAGAGACCTACTGA
- the LOC106604440 gene encoding transcriptional regulator Kaiso isoform X2 — protein MSGLKLISATDTRYSGTVLKSMNRQRNNGLFCDVTIIIQDRKFRAHKNILSASSTYFHQLFSVAGQVIELNFIKAEIFEEILNYIYSSKIVRVRSDMLKELINAGQMLGVKFIANLGVPLSEVKGLPGLSKDTENNEVSSVDKNSTEPTMPIITESFSLSAEEFNQTDRSTDQDSDDDIMFVSKTDAIKKCKPSEIIDLDAPETEEASVTKQPGEARPPALTKDQDKTVKAAPHLNSSSQTLRDHSPLNSPIVSPDTSSNIPSSPAVASSCSTSTTPARIGTFIPKLHSTSLPSVTPEIIGIHKKQVTLARKGNLKIKLSDVTSPGGFINEAGISIPQAAAAAKKTITLDKASELGSLSPGCKVYANIGENTYDIVPMKDDPGEGDSKNSRGAKRSLMATPLQPFNTSQLPQGASSKKKAKTEQEDHYELIMDGKTFFVCVVCKRPYVCLTSLRRHFNTHSWEKKYPCHYCDKVFALAEYRTKHEIHHTGERRYQCLLCNEMLINYQLLSTHCKQAHNQDPSGRKQKDNTDNNLYRLLPCKTVQFKTYSYETDGSDPGGVPIIQEDGSVQHINPGRGQPNPLPLQSTQGKMLNWDDIFVEPEAQPRPAAHAHRPGSHPIQPPPGSSEFEFVIPETY, from the coding sequence ATGTCGGGCCTAAAGCTGATCTCTGCAACTGACACCCGGTATTCAGGAACGGTGCTGAAGTCGATGAATAGACAACGAAATAACGGATTGTTCTGTGACGTCACCATAATTATACAGGACCGTAAATTTAGAGCGCACAAAAACATATTGTCGGCGTCGAGTACTTATTTCCACCAACTCTTCTCAGTGGCTGGACAGGTGATTGAGTTGAATTTCATAAAGGCGGAAATCTTTGAGGAAATCCTGAATTACATTTACAGTTCCAAGATTGTCCGCGTTCGCTCTGACATGCTCAAGGAGCTTATCAATGCTGGGCAGATGTTGGGGGTGAAGTTCATTGCGAATCTAGGCGTACCACTCTCAGAAGTCAAGGGCCTACCTGGCCTGTCCAAAGACACGGAAAACAATGAGGTGAGCTCTGTGGACAAAAACAGCACAGAGCCAACGATGCCCATTATCACCGAGTCCTTTTCACTGTCTGCAGAGGAGTTCAACCAGACTGACCGAAGTACGGATCAGGACTCAGACGATGACATTATGTTTGTGTCCAAAACGGACGCCATCAAAAAATGCAAGCCCTCTGAAATCATTGATTTGGATGCACCTGAAACAGAGGAAGCCTCTGTGACAAAGCAACCGGGAGAGGCCAGACCCCCTGCTTTGACAAAGGACCAAGACAAAACGGTCAAAGCAGCCCCGCATCTCAACAGCTCCTCTCAGACCCTGCGAGACCACAGTCCTCTGAACAGCCCCATTGTGTCCCCTGACACTAGTTCCAATATTCCATCTTCACCTGCTGTAGCCTCGTCTTGCAGCACATCCACAACGCCGGCTAGAATTGGCACTTTCATCCCCAAACTCCACAGCACCTCCCTGCCCTCAGTAACCCCAGAGATAATAGGGATCCATAAGAAGCAGGTCACACTAGCTCGAAAGGGCAACTTAAAGATCAAGCTCTCGGATGTGACGTCACCAGGCGGATTCATCAACGAGGCAGGCATTAGCATTCCCCAAGCGGCTGCAGCTGCAAAAAAGACAATCACACTAGATAAGGCCTCAGAGCTCGGCTCACTTTCTCCAGGCTGCAAGGTGTATGCCAATATCGGGGAGAACACATATGACATTGTCCCCATGAAGGACGATCCCGGGGAGGGAGATTCTAAAAACAGTAGAGGGGCAAAGAGGTCTCTGATGGCCACACCTCTTCAACCTTTCAACACCTCTCAACTGCCACAGGGTGCCTCGAGCAAGAAGAAGGCCAAAACAGAGCAGGAAGATCACTACGAGCTCATCATGGACGGGAAGACCTTCTTTGTGTGCGTGGTCTGTAAGCGTCCCTACGTGTGCCTGACGAGCCTCCGGCGCCACTTCAACACCCACTCTTGGGAGAAGAAGTACCCATGCCACTACTGTGACAAGGTGTTCGCCCTGGCTGAGTACCGGACGAAACACGAGATCCACCACACGGGTGAGCGGAGGTACCAGTGCCTGCTGTGCAACGAGATGTTAATCAACTACCAGCTGCTGTCAACTCACTGCAAACAGGCCCACAACCAAGACCCGTCTGGGAGGAAACAGAAGGACAACACCGACAACAACTTGTACCGCCTGCTCCCTTGCAAAACGGTGCAGTTCAAGACCTACTCATATGAGACGGACGGTTCAGATCCAGGAGGGGTCCCTATTATCCAAGAGGATGGGAGCGTCCAGCACATTAACCCTGGAAGGGGGCAGCCCAACCCACTACCGTTACAGTCCACCCAGGGCAAGATGTTGAACTGGGATGACATATTTGTGGAGCCTGAGGCACAGCCTCGACCAGCTGCTCACGCCCACCGACCAGGGAGCCACCCCATCCAACCTCCCCCAGGCTCATCTGAGTTTGAGTTTGTCATACCAGAGACCTACTGA
- the tmem255a gene encoding transmembrane protein 255A isoform X1, whose amino-acid sequence MPLVQNQQAGIILTETPIGSFKQRKRKSIMVTMMLLIVSVLILIFGLAATTRTQNITVGGYYPGVILGFGSFLGIIGAHLIENKRQMLVASIVFISFGVVAAFCCAIVDGVFAARHIDLRPYYAGRCDFYANSKSSVDYEDVHCQTASRATCNLRVKANTCYCCDLYNCGKEHPLLGHANKDVLKKFRKTSMIWKPSRVELMGGYHEYTEVGSCEDVVHLYHLLWSVTILNIIALFLGIITAAVLGGFKDMTPMLTPDSCESEPLPAAPVSTELPAPSTSSFNCYYSNAPYLPPYTAYDLQGSSMMFPDSSGLSDESQSGASHMWSSLVPPCYSPPYCPPDEKPPPYSP is encoded by the exons GATCATTCAAACAGAGGAAACGGAAGTCCATCATGGTCACTATGATGTTGCTCATTGTGTCTGTACTCATCCTTATCTTTGGACTGGCAGCCACCACCAGGACACAGAATATCACAGTCGGTGGCTACTACCCTGGAGTCATT CTGGGCTTTGGCTCCTTTCTGGGAATCATCGGAGCCCATCTGATAGAAAACAAGAGGCAGATG CTGGTGGCGTCCATTGTGTTCATCAGTTTTGGAGTGGTGGCTGCCTTCTGCTGTGCCATTGTGGATGGGGTGTTTGCAGCCAGACACATA GACCTTAGACCTTACTATGCCGGCCGCTGTGATTTCTACGCCAATTCAAAATCCTCTGTGGATTATGAAGAC GTTCACTGCCAGACAGCATCCCGTGCAACCTGTAACCTACGTGTGAAAGCCAATACCTGCTACTGCTGTGACCTCTACAACTGTGGCAA AGAACATCCTCTTTTGGGACATGCGAATAAAGATGTTTTGAAAAAGTTTAGGAAAACGTCCATGATTTGGAA GCCCAGCCGTGTGGAGCTGATGGGGGGCTACCACGAGTACACGGAGGTGGGGAGCTGCGAGGATGTGGTACACCTTTATCACCTGCTGTGGTCCGTcaccatcctcaacatcatcgcTCTCTTCCTGGGCATCATCACCGCCGCTGTGCTGGGAGGCTTCAAGGACATG ACACCCATGCTGACCCCTGACTCGTGTGAGTCAGAGCCCCTCCCAGCAGCCCCTGTCTCCACAGAGCTTCCAGCTCCCAGCACCTCCTCCTTCAACTGCTACTACAGCAATGCCccctacctgccaccctatactGCCTACGACCTGCAG GGCTCCAGCATGATGTTCCCTGACTCTTCTGGCCTGTCTGATGAGTCCCAGTCGGGGGCCAGCCACATGTGGTCCTCCCTGGTCCCCCCGTGCTACTCTCCACCTTACTGCCCACCCGACGAGAAGCCCCCGCCATACAGCCCCTAG
- the tmem255a gene encoding transmembrane protein 255A isoform X2: MPLVQNQQAGIILTETPIGSFKQRKRKSIMVTMMLLIVSVLILIFGLAATTRTQNITVGGYYPGVILGFGSFLGIIGAHLIENKRQMLVASIVFISFGVVAAFCCAIVDGVFAARHIDLRPYYAGRCDFYANSKSSVDYEDVHCQTASRATCNLRVKANTCYCCDLYNCGKEHPLLGHANKDVLKKFRKTSMIWNRVELMGGYHEYTEVGSCEDVVHLYHLLWSVTILNIIALFLGIITAAVLGGFKDMTPMLTPDSCESEPLPAAPVSTELPAPSTSSFNCYYSNAPYLPPYTAYDLQGSSMMFPDSSGLSDESQSGASHMWSSLVPPCYSPPYCPPDEKPPPYSP, encoded by the exons GATCATTCAAACAGAGGAAACGGAAGTCCATCATGGTCACTATGATGTTGCTCATTGTGTCTGTACTCATCCTTATCTTTGGACTGGCAGCCACCACCAGGACACAGAATATCACAGTCGGTGGCTACTACCCTGGAGTCATT CTGGGCTTTGGCTCCTTTCTGGGAATCATCGGAGCCCATCTGATAGAAAACAAGAGGCAGATG CTGGTGGCGTCCATTGTGTTCATCAGTTTTGGAGTGGTGGCTGCCTTCTGCTGTGCCATTGTGGATGGGGTGTTTGCAGCCAGACACATA GACCTTAGACCTTACTATGCCGGCCGCTGTGATTTCTACGCCAATTCAAAATCCTCTGTGGATTATGAAGAC GTTCACTGCCAGACAGCATCCCGTGCAACCTGTAACCTACGTGTGAAAGCCAATACCTGCTACTGCTGTGACCTCTACAACTGTGGCAA AGAACATCCTCTTTTGGGACATGCGAATAAAGATGTTTTGAAAAAGTTTAGGAAAACGTCCATGATTTGGAA CCGTGTGGAGCTGATGGGGGGCTACCACGAGTACACGGAGGTGGGGAGCTGCGAGGATGTGGTACACCTTTATCACCTGCTGTGGTCCGTcaccatcctcaacatcatcgcTCTCTTCCTGGGCATCATCACCGCCGCTGTGCTGGGAGGCTTCAAGGACATG ACACCCATGCTGACCCCTGACTCGTGTGAGTCAGAGCCCCTCCCAGCAGCCCCTGTCTCCACAGAGCTTCCAGCTCCCAGCACCTCCTCCTTCAACTGCTACTACAGCAATGCCccctacctgccaccctatactGCCTACGACCTGCAG GGCTCCAGCATGATGTTCCCTGACTCTTCTGGCCTGTCTGATGAGTCCCAGTCGGGGGCCAGCCACATGTGGTCCTCCCTGGTCCCCCCGTGCTACTCTCCACCTTACTGCCCACCCGACGAGAAGCCCCCGCCATACAGCCCCTAG